TTCTCCGTCCGGTAATCGATTTCCTCGGGACGCCAGTCGAGCGAGTCGAAGATAGCCTCCACTACGTTATTGACGGAGATGTAGTCTGGAACACCGGCGTTGACGGGCGTACCGTCGGTGACGTTTTCGGCAGCCAGGCGAAGAGCGCTCGTGATATCCTTCACGTACGTGAAATTCCGCGTTTGCTCTCCGTCTCCCCAGATTTGGAACGGGTCCTGCTCGGCGTACGCCTTCGCGATTAGCGCGACTATCGCGTGCGTTTCGTTCTCTCGAGGGCCGTAGGCCGTGAAAATACGAACGATGCTGGCGTCGATGTCGTACTGCTCTTGGTGAGCCTGGAGCGATCGTTCGCCCATGAGTTTAGCCCATCCGTACATCTCGTCGGCGAACGCGCCACCTCGCTCTTCGAAACTCACCATCTCTTCGCGCAGCGGTCGTTTTTCCTGTTGGATATCGGTCGGATAGACGCACGCACTCGAGGCGAACGTGATACGATCGACGTCGTTCTTCGCCGCCGTCTCGAAGACGATATTATCGAGCGCCATGTTCGTCGCGCAGTTCGCGGGATGGTTCGAAATGTACCCCCGTCCCCCGTGGTCGGCGGCGAGGTGAAACACCGTGTCCACGTCCGAAGTCGCTTCCGAAGCGAAGTCCCAATTTTTGAGATCGCCTTCGATGATGGAAATTCGGTCTTCGACGGCCGAGAGGTGGTCGCGTTCCCCGCTCGAGAAATCGTCGGCGACGACGACGTCCGCACCTTCCGCTACTAGGTCTTCGACGAGATACGAACCGATGAAAGAGGCGCCTCCCGTTACCAGAACCCGTTCTTCTGTCCA
This DNA window, taken from Natronococcus sp. CG52, encodes the following:
- a CDS encoding NAD-dependent epimerase/dehydratase family protein, whose protein sequence is MIDWTEERVLVTGGASFIGSYLVEDLVAEGADVVVADDFSSGERDHLSAVEDRISIIEGDLKNWDFASEATSDVDTVFHLAADHGGRGYISNHPANCATNMALDNIVFETAAKNDVDRITFASSACVYPTDIQQEKRPLREEMVSFEERGGAFADEMYGWAKLMGERSLQAHQEQYDIDASIVRIFTAYGPRENETHAIVALIAKAYAEQDPFQIWGDGEQTRNFTYVKDITSALRLAAENVTDGTPVNAGVPDYISVNNVVEAIFDSLDWRPEEIDYRTEKPVGVRHRAADSTRANELLDWEPEYDLSDGIERTVDWYRENRERSDVSDNLHQLLHKR